The genomic window attcatggtataagctttcgtgtgcacatacacttcttcagagagagggCAGGCAGGGGGATTGACTTTTATctgtttattctttgcatcctcctggactgaatcctcctggatagaatggagacctaggtttcctgtctcatcagTGCTGGTATCTTCACACTTACTACTCCTCTTCGTTTCACACTTAATCCAGTCAAGCCTGCTTTTGGCATCTGAAACcacctttataaattttatatctccagtaccagGCATTACGCACATGTCCTGGCCTGACAACGtgaaatttatgtcagatctggtcctcgtaacaaatgagtttgccacCTCTGAATAACCCATACTTTcaaataagtttttttttaaagagtgttTTGGAGAAGAAAGGAACCATTGAGCCAGAACTATCCAGGTGATTCTGTAGGACTTCACCATTGAGCCAGAACTATCCAGGTGATTCTGTAGGACTTCACTGGGCATAGCTGTCTTATTCTCATGGCAGGGGAAATGCTGCTGTGCAGCTGTCTCTCAGACTACCCCATGAACACAAGAAGTCCTGGATCACGTAGGATGAAGCAGTGCTGCAGTTCAAGCCAGTCTGCAGAAGAAGGAACTATACCATAATATCATCCCCCATGACCCAGGGCTGCTTTCCTTGTCTGATAGCACAGGAAGGAGCCATGCTGTAATGCTACTGGGGTTATGAAAGATGTGAGTCTTAAATGCTCCTGCCCTTTCCTCATGCATCCTGGATACTGTCTTCTGTCTACATTAAATTCTGGAAACCTTACTGTGTTTAGAAGACTCTTAGCGGGGGACACAGAGATATGTGTATTTTTCAGATTTTTAGCGTGTGGGGCCCAACATGCACGAAGCTAAAACCATCTACTGataatgttgaaatgtttgttCACACTTTTGGGAGCCTTATTTGGGTGAATAAGTGACATAGGTTTTAAGTGAAATAAATTATTACAAAGGTTATGTGGGAATTCAGGTAGCATATCCATTCTGGCCAAGTTTTAGCAAAACCATTTTTAAAGGTTCAGTATTGCTTGCTTCATTTTCATTACCTTAAATGCAAATTGAACTGCTATGGATCAAATCATTGATGGGTCTCAACTGTTACAGGACCAGCAAGTCCCAAGAAAAGGCCATTGGAAGACACAGAGCAAGAAGAACCCGCCCCAAAGCAGCTAAAGACAGAAAATGGTGCTGAAGATCAGgaataatactttaaaaaattgAATTTTTATTCTACTTTTTAGAAGTTAAGTCATTCCTTCATTTGTCTTCTTTTCACTTGAGAATCTAATGAAATCTACTTCGATGTCCACCTGCAAAGGGCAAAGAAAAACACTGAATCAATAGaaaccctccctccccttctggaTATGTAGTTTATCATGCAATTTTTTATATTTATAGTATTGTTATACAGTCAGAGACTAAAGGGGAAGGCTTACGCAGCTGTGTAAACTGTGTACAAAAGTTGTATAAGTTGCATATATCAAATAAACTGCAGCATAAGTGTCAGGCTGCAATGAGTTATTGGGTTAAGAGGTTTATCACTAACAAAACCATAAAGCAACCTGATTCTTTCAAGGTTTTGAATGTTCACTTAAGCAGAACATCTGCCAAACTGCGTATCCTGTCTTTAGTGTACTACAATTATAGGAAACATCTGACTTTCTCTGCACAGAATCACCTCACaaatagggagggacggtggctcagtggtagaacatctgcttggtaagcagaaggtcccatgttcaatccctggcatctccaaaaaagggtacaggcaaagaggtgtgaaaaacctcagcttgagaccctggagagctgctgccagtatgagtagacaatactgactttgatggaccaagggtctgattcagcataaggcagcttcatatgttcaaattagACATCAGCAGTATATTGGGATTCTCACTGTGGTCCCATATGTGGATACTTAAGTCAGTTCTCCAATCCTGAGAAAGCCCCAGGTTTTCAAACAAattggaaatattttttttaaaaaaccacccaaacacacacacattgagtGGGGTTAACCACTTCCAATAATAGAAGCAGcgtctttaagaaacaaatgccttctgcagTGCCCGTTGTGGGGGTTGCTAAGCAATCATAACAATATTGTCATCCTTGGTTTCTGTCAACAGGATGGGGGGCCATTCCAGATCTGTTTGGGCTTTAAAGGAAGACTcctcaggcccagctgcttgaTATTATTCACTGCTCAAAAGTCAGTGTTATATAATGGTCAATGTTTCAAACTTGGCTCTCAGAGATCCAGTTTCAGATCtctagtctgccatgaaagcttgctgagtgaccctgggcaagctctcatcctaacctacctcacagggttattgtaaggATATAATGGGAGTACAGGAGACTAATGTAAGCTAATATAGGTCCCCCTGTTGGgaggaaagatggggtataaataaagtaaataagatCTAAATGCAATCAATGCCAGTTTTGCTGAGTTTGTGCTGTTGAGGACTAAGTACTCCCCATCTGCACCTTATTTGTAACTGAACAGTGGTAGTTCAACTAGATCAGCTGGTGTGTGGAAAGGAGAGAGGAAATGCTAAGCTGTCAGAAAGAGGggaataagagagccagtttggtgtagtggttaagtgtgcggactcttatgtgggagaaccgggtttgattccccactcctccacttgcacctgctgagatggccttgggtcagccatagctctggcagaggttgtccttgaaaggcagctgctgtgagagccctctccagccccacccacctcacagggcgtctgttgtgggggaggaaggtaaaggagattgtgagccgctctgagactcttcggagtggagggcgggatagaaatccaatatcatcttcttcttctaagacagGAAAGGATACAGGGAAATGTGAGGTACACCCTGCAAGTCCTCGTGGGTCCCTcgtttgtattttttaaaatgatgttaagCTTTGATTTACTAGGTGCATAGAATCTTCTCAAAGCTAAGCTTTTGCCTAATATTCATATAGCAGAATCTAGTGCAGTGGTGGTCAGAACCATGGGATACCTAAAGAACTCACTAAGGGACTACCATCCTAATTAACTCTTCATACCGATATTTTTTCCAAATAAGCCATTCCTAGATGTGCCTGCGTAGGTACAGGCCCAAGTTTCCCCAGTCTTTGAACAAGAAGCAAGCGGTGGGGGTGGGTGTTGCATCTATAGTTCTCACAAGTGGTTTAATTCAAGAGTCGAGGGGGGGTATTTAAACTCTGGAATCAGTGATTCAAGTCCAGAAGCAACTCCAGTGGTGGTCTTCAACTGGCATCAGAGAAGATGGAAATGAGATAATTATTCATGGTTAAAATTTTAAATGGGTCTTCCACTGCAGTCTTGACTTAAAAGTGGGGCCCAGTGCTGAGTAGTTTGAAGACCACTGCCTTAGAACTAGAAACTCTGAAGATTACCTAGGGTGCTTTGCTTTCTTCTCCATAGGAAATTTTACGTTTGGACATTTACAAGAAAGCCTTGATCAAGAGGTTCTCACAGGGGATCAAATAAACATATAGCTtagcagagccccgtggcgcagagtgttaaagctgtagtactgcagtcctaagctctgctcacgacgcGAGTTCagtcccagcgaaagctggttcaagtagccggctcgagattgactcagccttccaagtaaaatgagtacccagcttgctggggggaaagtgtagatgactggggaaggcaatggcaaaccaaccaacccgtaaaaagtctgccgtgaaaacattgtgaaggcaacgtcaccccggagtcagaaacgactggtgcttgcacaggggacctttcctttcctagcatTTATACAGCTGACACTGCATGAAAGCCATTTAAACCTCACATTAAGATACAAATTAATATCTCTGCTTCAGTACTTACTGATTTCTTTTTGTGGAATTTGTATGAAGCTGGTAGATCGTATCTTAGTTCTAACAAACAAATGAGAATTTGTGTTGTAATTAGTGCATATTAACAGCATAGGCAATTTGCTTCTCTGTGTATGCTTTAGTTAACTCATGAAGTAAAATGGCAGCTTGACTACCCCGAGTTCTGTTCTGTAGGGTCAAATTTCTATTAGGAAAAGCAGCTTGGATCAGGAAAGGGATGGGTTCCAAAGGACTACATGCTCTGCTCATAGAACCaatctttctccctttccccatcACGATCCCCaaaatgcaaggggggggggggcgcgttggGAATGGTGGCACGGGATGCACTAGGGGACCCTTGGGAGCAACACGGAATGTCAAGAAGTCTGTAAGAAAAAAGGGGCAATCAGCAAGAATTGCCCTCCCATCTGCAAGCAGAAAAAAATGTTGGGGACAACCAAATGGCTCTATTCAGACAGCACACACAACCTGTTGGTTCAAGAATAAGTCTGGCTTACTCTGGGGCATTCATATCTCAGCTCCTCTCCCTCTGAGTGCAGAGCCAAGTCTGAAGACTTCCTGGTTCAGGAACAGTTTGGTTTAAATACAAAGTCTGGGCCTGTTGACGTATTCTCTTTCCTTCTTACCAAGAACACTTGAACCTAGATCAGAGTTAGAATCCTGGTTTGCAGGCAAGAAAAAAAATGGTGCAGTTCACAACCAACTCCAATTAGATTTATGGGTTCCAAAATCGGGAAGTTTTCAATCTGGATGTTATGCAAGATGGAAGACAGCACTTGAGCATGAGTATAAACTAGGTTTCTCCACTGTAAGATCTAAATGCAAGTAATGTCAGTTTTGCTCACTTTGTGCTGTTGAGAACTAAGTACTCCCATCTGCACCTTATTTGTAACTGAACAGTGGTAATTCAACTAGACCAGCTTCCACAAAGCAGGTATTTTAATCTGGTTGCTCCTAGCTTATATATAATTGAGCTAAGACTTCTCTGTAGCTGCTGCAAAAGCGGGTTTTAAAACAGCTTTAAGTTCCAAGCTTTAAAAGGCTTCAGTGATGAATAAAGAGAAATATTTGCTATGGGGTAGCCAAGTGTTAAACTGAAGTATTTCCAAGGTAGCCAGCATAGAATCACTGTTCTATGTCATTTAAATGCATACAAATTCTGCTGTTCTCCAAAGGACTCCAGAGCAACTTCCAGGAAGTTTACCCATGAGCAGTCCGTAGGTCTAGAACTTCAGCTACAAAAATCACATCACGTGCCTTCAGGCTATTAAAAGAAAGGTGTTTTTGTACCTGCTAAAACTTCCATCTTCACTTTCCAGTCATCAGCTTTCTTCTGAATATGCTGAGAATGGAAGAAGTTTGAGGTTTTTAGTATTGGCACCTGACAAAAGCCAAATTTCAAACTGGGAGAGTGCCTAAATCTACCCAGCTTCCACCTGGCTTGTTTTACCCCAGAGTTAATCCCACTGCAACAAAATGCAATAATCCTTAGCTTTTGGTTCATTTCGGCCACATCATGTTTGAAAGTTAGTAAGATCTTCAGTTCGTTGGCTTTTCTCTTTTAGAGGCATCAACAAAACTTACTTGGCGGGTTGATGTTTTGTGCAAGGAGTAAACGGCTGTTCTTGCCATCCGCAGAGCTGTCTTGAGGAAAGCCATGTCCGTGCCTaagaaaaggaaatactgctttaatTTGGAAGCCGCTGGTTTTCAAACTGTCCAAAGTGAGACCCATTCAGAACCCTCTTATGAGGTAACTTCATGCTGGGTTGGACCCAAACAGCTTTTTTATTTAACTTCACCTTACTCCAGCCCCCAGCCCATCTGGCTTTTACCCATGCAGGTCTCAAGATCCCCAGTATAGCTAATAATAGATGAGTATTATTGCAAAATATTACAGGATAATAAAATTGTTATAAACCAAGATCCCCAGTATAGCCttttgggggggcaaagtggacccccctccctttttcactACTGGAATATTCAGTTGGCTCCAATGAAGGGTTTCTGCCCCTTCCCAGTATAAGatgagaagaaaagaggagaTAGGATTTGTACCCCAACCTTCACTTGAAGGCTCAGaaaggtttacaatctcctttccctacaacaaacaccctgtgatgcaggtgtggttgagagctctgagagaacttcacTTGAGAGAACtatgctctgaaagaacttgtgattgactcaagaccacatcagcagctgcaagtggaggaatggggaaccaaaccaggttctcctagattagtgtctgcacacttaaccactacaccaaacaagcttTCAATaatctccaaactggctctcaggaagatgCAGGAATCTCATATCAGTTAACAAGGAACAAGtttactttttgtttgtttggagcCAACTGGATATCCCAGTAatgaaaaaaggagggggaaggtcCCCTTTGATCACAAATATTAAATAGCATCACTAGGCAAGAAGCTGTAttttgtggccctttcacacattaTGCAGCAGCAAACCTCAACCTGCCATAAATTTCTCCAGCCCCCTCTTATAGCTCACcctattcctcctcctccctggccTCATAACCCAGCTGTAACACAATCACAACCCACAGTTTGACATTGTTTTAACCCCATGACATTGTCAAGAAGCAATATTAGATATGCATTTGgttggcagggttttttttggtaacaggaactccctttgcatatttaggtcacaccccctgatgtagccaatcttccaagagcttacagggctcttaatacagggcctactgtaagctccaggaggattggctacatcaggggtgtgtggcctaatatgcaaatgagttcctgctacaaaaaaagcactggttggATGAATTCAGGTGCTCCAAATCTCTGAAGGGGAACAATGGACTAGAAAAACATTAAAGCCAGTCTCCCTGTCCCCTAAGGATGTTCATGGCTAGGAGCGAGGGTGCCTAGCCTGGCAACAAGGATAGCTTTGTGAAGCTGCACAGATAttccaggggagggggaaatcaccTTTATTGTGCTTGGTTCCAAAGGGAGGGTTCATAATAACCGTATCAAACATTTTTGCCATTTCCTCGGGAAAAGAACATACATCGCACTGAACCATGTCAATATTTGAGAGTTCAAACTCTTCAGCATTTCTGTTAAATACTTCCAGGGCATCAGAATCAACATCAAAGCCTACACATAACCTGGACAAAAGAAAAAACCAGCCGTTACAATACCTATCTAAGGCAATGATTAGCTGTATTATTTTGCTTCCTGCTCCTAGATTTCTGAACCCAACTGATATAAATCTGAAAGAGATGCAAGGAGCTTCATACTACGctaaatattttttattatttttccataaagaaaaaaaatctatgatAAGATGACCAAAAGAACTTGATGCTTTAATTAATATGGAAAAGAAGAACCAGCGAACACATTTCTAAAGATTCTTTTCCTAGCAAGGCTAGCCAAACTATGATCTCTGCTCACTCAGAAATTTAGCATGCAAGTTAACTATCCTCTGCTTTCTATACAGCTTTCTCAATTAAGTATCTAAAGCCCGAATTATCTATGCAACAGAAGAAGGTGGGAATAAGGTCACAGAATGAACTCCACCACTTAATATTGTAAGTGGAGCATCGTGGATGGTCCCAATTTGGAATGCTATGTTAAAAAATTTCCTGCAAACAGAAAATGAGCAAGACCAACAAAGAGAGGGAGGCAGAAACTGTTTTCTGGCTGTGTTGCTTTTCTACTTGCATGGAGGTTTTTTATGTGAAGGAATATTCAGAGTTGGAATCCATCACCTACATTCAGCCTACACCTTCAACATTCTACTATCACGTTCTCTGCCACATGGTGAACTAGGCCTGTTTGTCTTTGAAGCAAAAAGTAATGGTGTTTAGGCAAGTGCTAACATTCTAGTTAACCGATGCCAGTGAAACAACTCAAAATAAGTTTAAAATTGCACAATAAATATTGTCAAGGGATCAACTGCTTCATTTTTACTAATCTCCTCATGTGTGTTGCTGCTTAGAATAGGTAACAGCTTAGAGCAGGTGATTGTTATTTATCACCCTAAGCCTTCACACAGCTGTAGTCATGGAGAGCTAgtgtggtgtggtagttaagagctggggattctaatctggagaactggatttgattccccactcctccaaccaaagtctgctgggtgatcttgggccagtcatagttctctcagaactctcagccccacttaccttacaaggtgcctcttgtggggagaggaagggaagatgattttaagctgctttgagactcctatATAGTGTAGATTGCCTAGAGCCCTGCAATGGCAGGGATGGGGCGatccataaatttaataaatcaaatccttagggtagagaaaaccagggtataaaaaccaactttacTTCTTCTTCATATATCAACAACATGCACAAGAATGTGAGCCATGAAGCAAACCCTAGTCATACTTTTATGAGGTTGAGTTCCAAGAAAGAAGGGCTATAATAGAGAGATTGATGGGTTTCATAATTTTACGTTTGTTTACCATTCTCCTGAAGTATGAGTCAGTGTGAGTCTCTGTGGAGtctctgtgagcaaaaattctacttcgtgagctaccgcataaactagtttgctctggggccatttttcctgagttaagataaaaatgcgtgagccagcagctaaaaaaatgtgagctagctcacactaactcagcttagagggaacactggtgctacCAACATCTTTCTCACCAGGAAGAAACGAGGAAGAAAAACCAAGGGGGTGAGAAGCTTACCCTGCTCCCAGCATGGCACTGCCAATGCTGAGTACACCACAACCGCAACCGAGATCTGCAACCATCTTGTTTTCAATGTCATCAAATGTATTGTGAATTGTGTAAAGCATACATGCTAAAGAAAAAGGCACAAGAATAGTACAGCAATAAATAGTACAACAAGCCTGGGATGATGCAAAGGTTTGTCTCCTTCCTTTCTGCATGAGGCCCCTAACTGAAGCAGCATCTGCTTTGTCCAAAGGCATCTCACCTACTTTACAGTGAGCAACAGCAACCAAGAAGATTGAACCAGAAGTGAATGCAAGGGCACTAATAATTCTTTAAAAAGAGTTATCTCAAGCATGCAAAGAACAATATACATTTCAAGGGAAGACATATCAGAACTATACAAGATATCCAAATCCTTTGTGATCTCAAATGTGAGGATTAGCGAGAAAGTGCATGCTGCCCCATGGATCGTTTCAAAAGGAAATGTTCTTAATCCCAAAGCAGGGAGTAATTTCTGTATCTGCAGACCCCTGATTTTCAGGGATAGGGAAGAAGAACTAATTCCAGACTTTGATAGATAGGCAAATTAAATCATCATAATTCAGTACACTTCACACATTTACCAAATTCTTTACCAACAGATTACCACAATTGTTCCATGGAAAGTACTTCTGATCTGCAACATTAATAGACATTGTGACAAAAAGATGATGCTATCAATATCATAGTGCTTTCTAGTAAATAGCGATAGTATCAAGAGATTATTCCCACCAGCTGAACCACACATTGAGATacagtctacagcaggggtggccaaactgtggctcaggagccacatgtggctctttcacacatattgtgtggcttgtgaagcccccaccaccctgtcggccagtttagagaaggcatttgtctctttaaatcacttctccaagtcaagccagatggtggcttggagaatgcatttaaagttaaaattgctttctttccacctctccctccctcctccctccccatctatttgcctgcctgcctgccagtctTCCTTCcatcaaatatctgatgttcatgtcttgtggctctcaaacatatgatgtttattctgtttggctcttacgttaaaaaagtttggccacctctggtctagagtGAGCTTGTCATTTAAGGCATAACAAGTGCCCTGACCAGGCTAGCTCAATtttgtcagaactcagaagctaagcagagtcagccacaATTAGTACATAGATGGGAGATATCGCCAAGGAAATTCAAGGTTGCTGCATAGAGAACAggaaattgcaaaccacctctgttcatctcttgccgtGAAAAACCTATGAGCTCaccagaagtcagttgtgacttgatgacactttccaccactacccaAAGACTGAGGACTGAATTTTACCTGCTATATGTGGCCTTGTTGGGTATTGTTCAAGTAGCAGTTTGGGATCCTCAAAACCATCAACTTGCTGAAGACAACTTTCAAGTTCTTTACGTTTATATTTCTTCATCCTGATGTTTCAGAACTTGAAGATACAATCAAAGATGCATGTTAATAAAATATGGGCATGCTTATTACATTTGTGTCTGAGATCTAAGAGTGCAcacagggggggggaaaccttttaaagtttttttaatagCTTAAAGCATGTCTTCTGCAGTTTGTTCTTGGCTCTTCTGGGGTAGCACAAGTAACTCTATAACTGCTGATGAGCTACCAAGAAGCTCATAAACTACCTGGTGGAGACCCCCAAAGCAAGTTCCACTGAACTCAGTgaggtttacttctgagtagacaagtttaagattgcactgccaATTACCTTTCCTGTTCAAATTGCTCATGTTGTAGGAATATAATTTATTTTCAGCTCCCAGATAGCAGTTCATTGTTGCAAACTTATTACGAACTGCTGTGTGAAATGTGGCTGGCAAATGTCTCTGGCTTATTAGTCAGTGTCCATAACACAAACTCCCCCAACCTTATTCCAGTGCTCACTCTGCAATGTAAGAAAAGTGTTTGGTTAGTTTTACTGCCATCCCTGGAATCAAATTGTCAGATTTTTGTCAGGGCTTTTGAAAGGGTTTGAAAAGCAAAcatccttttattttattttatttttttttgggggggggaaggatgttGATATTTGTTGATATTTTATTTTGGCTTTAacttaaaatgttttaaactacTAATGCCCTCTTCCTGCTCCCATACAAGCTGACTCCTTTGCAGACTGAGTCCTTCCTTACCTTTTCCCATCCATGCTAAAATACACATCTCTTGTTCTTTTAAAGTTGAGAGCAACCTTTTAATTGCATTGAGAGCACAGGGTACAAGTCATTAAAGTAATTAAAGGCTCTTCATCCTTTCTCCTTAATTTTATATCAAACTATTACTTTTGGTTTACCCAGAGAAAAAGCTAAAATGCAA from Heteronotia binoei isolate CCM8104 ecotype False Entrance Well chromosome 16, APGP_CSIRO_Hbin_v1, whole genome shotgun sequence includes these protein-coding regions:
- the METTL5 gene encoding rRNA N6-adenosine-methyltransferase METTL5 translates to MKKYKRKELESCLQQVDGFEDPKLLLEQYPTRPHIAACMLYTIHNTFDDIENKMVADLGCGCGVLSIGSAMLGAGLCVGFDVDSDALEVFNRNAEEFELSNIDMVQCDVCSFPEEMAKMFDTVIMNPPFGTKHNKGTDMAFLKTALRMARTAVYSLHKTSTRQHIQKKADDWKVKMEVLAELRYDLPASYKFHKKKSVDIEVDFIRFSSEKKTNEGMT